DNA from Puniceicoccaceae bacterium:
GGGCGAATTCTGTACCAGGGTGATTTGCAAGAATTCTTGAAGCAGAAAAAGAGTGCCACGGCACCCTTCCTGCGAAGCCTGAAACCCCAAACCGCACTGCGCTGATGCTCATGCAGCGATGTGGCACGTGCGAGAGGAAAGGAAAATTGCGGCATTTTTCACAAAGGCATCGATCCGCAATGCGGATTGTGGGGTGTGCACTGACAGTGTTGGCACTAAGTATCTGTGCCGACGCAGCTCCGGAAACCCGGTTGCCGTGGGAACAGGCGCAGTTTTTCCACGATGGTGTGGTACGCCAATATCGCTACTGGGTGCCTGATGCGTCAGAATCGGCCTGTGCGGTGCTCATCCTCCTTCACGATGCGGATGAAAACCTGCAGACCGTGTTTGACCGCTCCTCCGCTGCCAACCGCCGCTGGCAGCAATTGGCGCAGTCCGAAGGATTCATTCTGTTGGTTCCCAATGGAACAGACCTTCGCACGGGCAAAGGTCGCGGGCAGCGGCTGCACTGGAACGATTGTCGCCCCAACAACGAACGACGGCACCGCTCGTCGGTGAGTGATGACGTCGCGTTCCTTCGCGAGGTGATTGAACGTGTGGCCAGAGAGCACCATGTGGATGCTTCCCGAATCTATGCGACGGGTGCGGGCGAGGGTGGCTTGATGGCGATGCGACTCGCCTTTGAAGCCCCGGATATCGTTGCTGCAGTTTCCAGCATTCATGCAACATTGCCATTCAATACGGATTGTGAGCGTTCACGCGTACCGGTTCCGATGCTCCTGATCAACAGTACGCAGGATTCCCGGTTTCGCTGGAATGGTGGCAACCTGGGAGAGAGGCATGGGTTGATGATGGCGGTTCCGCGCATGCGCAAGCTATTGATTGCCTACAACTGGGCGAGAGAGGATGAGGCCCGACATGAAACACGGCCCGACCATGATCCTGCGGACGGTTGCACTGTTGAGCGGATGTGGGTCCCTGGGTCCGAGCGGGGTGCGGATGTTTGTTTCTACACGATTGAGGGAGGAGGGCACGCTCTGCCGTCTCGTGTGCATGGATTATCCGAACGCGATGTCGCGCGCATTGGACCGCAGTGTCGTGATATCGAAATGGTGGATGAGTCGTGGCAGTTTTTGCGGAACTACACGTTGGCCGCTGATGAATAACGAAGCGATTGAAATTGAATTCTCTGTCGGGAACTCTGTAGGATTTGGCCATGAAGCCCCTTGTCCGGTATCCCGCGAGACTCATTGCGCTGGCTGTTCTGTCGATGCCAATGCTGCAATCGTGTGACTCAGGATCCTCACCCAAAACCCAACCTGCGCCCGCAACTCAAAGTCAGCGCACTCTCAGTTACCAGCGAAGTTCGGGTGCGGACAT
Protein-coding regions in this window:
- a CDS encoding PHB depolymerase family esterase: MRIVGCALTVLALSICADAAPETRLPWEQAQFFHDGVVRQYRYWVPDASESACAVLILLHDADENLQTVFDRSSAANRRWQQLAQSEGFILLVPNGTDLRTGKGRGQRLHWNDCRPNNERRHRSSVSDDVAFLREVIERVAREHHVDASRIYATGAGEGGLMAMRLAFEAPDIVAAVSSIHATLPFNTDCERSRVPVPMLLINSTQDSRFRWNGGNLGERHGLMMAVPRMRKLLIAYNWAREDEARHETRPDHDPADGCTVERMWVPGSERGADVCFYTIEGGGHALPSRVHGLSERDVARIGPQCRDIEMVDESWQFLRNYTLAADE